Proteins encoded in a region of the Macaca mulatta isolate MMU2019108-1 chromosome X, T2T-MMU8v2.0, whole genome shotgun sequence genome:
- the LOC712954 gene encoding LOW QUALITY PROTEIN: uncharacterized protein LOC712954 (The sequence of the model RefSeq protein was modified relative to this genomic sequence to represent the inferred CDS: inserted 6 bases in 4 codons; deleted 1 base in 1 codon; substituted 1 base at 1 genomic stop codon) has translation MEKLRKWXLWDVGXPSAAWSGGEHGRAHVALPHGVHHVGGVSIRIEDEDTSKLTEQXLSALNSGVAVPLVAGSRGGDVSLGRLTGXRGLWICSLRICVIPFQDTEGPLGKNXGRLRLSPGRYHRMRSGETSGWLQAFPRTYHKGRRRRNQGCASPPRICHEVGKGENSECWVPLLLCLWGLDAGFECSSNLPYLPLHLPQLKRDYVSILIIFNVPLVQCNMSIKIFRKLYYFYFLMK, from the exons ATGGAGAAGTTACGGAAGT TGCTTTGGGACGTTGGGTGACCCTCGGCGGCGTGGTCAGGTGGGGAACATGGCCGCGCCCACGTCGCGCTTCCCCATGGGGTACACCATGTTGGAGGAGTGTCCATT CGTATTGAGGATGAGGACACCTCTAAACTCACAGAGCA GCTGTCTGCTCTAAACTCAGGTGTAGCTGTCCCGCTGGTGGCGGGGAGCAGGGGTGGGGACGTTTCTCTGGGCAGGCTAACTG GTAGGGGTCTTTGGATCTGTAGTCTACGAATCTGTGTCATACCGTTCCAAGACACTGAAGGGCCTCTTGGAAAGAA CGGGCGGCTGCGGCTATCTCCTGGCAGATACCACAGGATGAGAAGCGGGGAGACGTCAGGCTGGTTACAGGCTTTTCCTAGGACATACCacaagggaaggaggaggagaaatcaGGGCTGTGCAAGCCCTCCTAGGATATGCCATGAGGTGGGAAAAGGGGAGAACTCAGAGTGCTGGGTTCCCCTCCTGCTGTGCCTGTGGGGCTTGGATGCGGGGTTTGAATGCTCCAGCAATCTACCTTATCTCCCACTCCATCTACCCCAACTAAAAAGGGACTATGTATCaatactaataatttttaatgtgcCCTTAGTCCAATGCAatatgtcaataaaaatatttaggaaactttattatttttatttcctcatgaAGTAA